A stretch of the Dichotomicrobium thermohalophilum genome encodes the following:
- the nusB gene encoding transcription antitermination factor NusB yields MSDPAKPSRKRALSRSAARLAAVQALYQMDATRIGLDEVIAEFGKYRFGLRDGLGDRAEGEVPAEPDEAFFADLLRGVVRQQDEVDGLISGHLPEGWRLSRLDSTLLAILRAGTYELIARRDVPFKVVINEYVDITHAFFAGEEPGLVNGILDRLAHELGRAHGK; encoded by the coding sequence ATGTCGGACCCCGCCAAACCGTCCCGAAAACGCGCGCTTTCGCGCAGCGCCGCGCGCCTCGCAGCCGTGCAGGCGCTCTATCAGATGGATGCCACCCGGATCGGCCTTGATGAGGTGATCGCCGAATTCGGCAAATACCGATTTGGCCTTCGTGACGGCCTTGGCGACCGCGCCGAGGGCGAGGTGCCTGCCGAACCTGATGAGGCCTTCTTCGCTGATCTGCTGCGCGGCGTCGTGCGCCAGCAGGATGAAGTCGACGGGCTGATCAGCGGGCATCTGCCGGAAGGCTGGCGGCTCAGCCGGCTGGACAGTACGCTGCTGGCAATCCTCCGCGCGGGCACCTATGAATTGATTGCGCGCAGGGATGTTCCGTTTAAGGTGGTAATCAACGAATACGTGGACATCACCCATGCCTTCTTCGCGGGTGAGGAGCCCGGCCTTGTCAACGGTATCCTCGACCGGCTGGCGCACGAGCTGGGCCGCGCGCATGGCAAATAA
- the coxB gene encoding cytochrome c oxidase subunit II, whose translation MRVGAVLKTALRSLPRAGALAALMSILAAPVAMAAQPEPWGLNLQEAASPIMEQMVDFHNLLLVIITAITVFVTALLVWAMIRYNRRANPEPAKFHHNTTLEVLWTVVPILILVVIAIPSFRLLYAQHSYPKPDVTIKATGYQWYWEYEYPEPGFSFGSFMVEDADLQPDQPRLLAVDAEVVVPVDKTVQVLVTAADVMHNWTVPAFGSKIDAIPGRVNRTWFKATETGTFYGQCSELCGTRHAFMPIAVRVVTQEEYDAWLEQAKQEYAQKGHLDETLLATGEPLDVPAKTRLASASE comes from the coding sequence ATGAGAGTCGGGGCTGTGTTGAAAACGGCGCTGAGGAGCCTGCCGCGGGCCGGTGCGCTTGCTGCGCTGATGAGCATCCTGGCCGCGCCTGTTGCAATGGCGGCGCAGCCGGAGCCGTGGGGGCTGAACCTGCAGGAAGCGGCGTCGCCGATCATGGAGCAGATGGTCGATTTCCATAACCTGCTGCTCGTGATCATCACCGCCATCACGGTCTTCGTCACGGCCCTGCTGGTCTGGGCGATGATCCGCTACAATCGTCGTGCGAACCCGGAGCCGGCGAAATTCCATCACAACACGACCCTCGAGGTTCTGTGGACGGTGGTGCCGATCCTCATCCTGGTCGTGATCGCGATCCCATCCTTCCGGCTGCTCTACGCGCAGCACAGCTATCCCAAGCCGGACGTGACCATCAAGGCGACGGGCTACCAGTGGTACTGGGAATACGAATATCCCGAGCCGGGTTTCTCGTTCGGCTCGTTCATGGTCGAGGATGCTGATCTGCAGCCGGATCAGCCACGCCTGCTTGCCGTGGATGCCGAGGTCGTGGTGCCGGTCGACAAGACGGTGCAAGTGTTGGTGACGGCTGCTGACGTCATGCACAACTGGACCGTGCCTGCCTTCGGCTCAAAGATCGACGCCATCCCGGGCCGCGTGAACCGCACCTGGTTCAAGGCGACCGAGACGGGAACATTCTATGGGCAATGTTCGGAACTTTGTGGCACGCGCCACGCCTTCATGCCGATCGCGGTGCGTGTCGTGACGCAGGAGGAATACGACGCCTGGCTCGAACAGGCGAAGCAGGAATATGCACAAAAGGGGCATTTGGACGAGACGCTTTTGGCGACAGGGGAGCCGCTGGACGTGCCTGCCAAGACGCGGCTCGCGTCCGCGAGCGAGTAA
- the coaA gene encoding type I pantothenate kinase, which yields MTTDQSSPISPYLTFDKKEWAKLRAETPMTLDARDLERLSGVIERVSEQEVIEVYLPLSRLLNFYVGASQALHAATSRFLGQSENKTPFIIGIAGSVAVGKSTTARVLQALLSRWTNSPRVDLVPTDGFLLPNAVLEERGIMNRKGFPESFDTRALLHFLAEVKAGRPQVKAPVYSHFHYDVLPDKTITVDRPDILIVEGLNLLQPAKLPSNGEAIPFVSDFFDFSIYIDADPELIGQWYVERFMRLRKTAFRDPAAYFYRYSKLSDDEAQATARHIWETINLANLKANILPTRQRARLILEKVQDHTVQTVHLRKI from the coding sequence ATGACGACAGACCAATCCTCACCGATCTCGCCCTATCTCACGTTCGACAAGAAGGAGTGGGCGAAGCTGCGCGCGGAAACGCCCATGACCCTGGACGCCCGGGATCTGGAGCGGCTGTCCGGCGTGATCGAGCGCGTCTCCGAGCAGGAGGTCATCGAGGTCTATCTGCCCTTGTCGCGGCTGCTGAACTTTTATGTCGGCGCATCACAGGCGCTGCACGCGGCCACCTCGCGCTTCCTCGGCCAGAGCGAGAACAAGACGCCCTTCATCATCGGCATCGCGGGCAGCGTGGCGGTGGGCAAGAGCACGACGGCGCGCGTGCTGCAGGCACTTTTGTCGCGCTGGACCAATTCGCCGCGCGTGGACCTCGTACCCACCGACGGCTTCCTGTTGCCCAACGCGGTGCTGGAAGAGCGCGGAATCATGAACCGCAAGGGTTTCCCGGAGAGCTTTGACACGCGGGCGCTGTTGCATTTTCTCGCCGAAGTCAAGGCTGGCCGGCCGCAGGTCAAGGCGCCGGTCTACTCGCACTTTCATTACGACGTGCTGCCCGACAAGACGATCACCGTGGATCGGCCGGACATCCTGATCGTCGAAGGGCTAAATTTGCTCCAGCCGGCCAAGCTGCCGAGCAACGGCGAAGCGATCCCGTTCGTCTCGGACTTCTTCGACTTCTCGATCTACATCGATGCCGACCCGGAACTGATCGGGCAGTGGTACGTCGAGCGGTTCATGCGCCTGCGCAAGACGGCGTTCCGCGATCCGGCGGCGTATTTCTACCGTTACTCGAAGCTGTCCGACGACGAAGCGCAGGCGACGGCACGGCACATCTGGGAAACGATCAATCTCGCAAACCTGAAGGCCAACATCCTGCCCACGCGCCAGCGCGCGCGGCTGATCCTGGAAAAGGTGCAGGACCATACCGTGCAGACCGTGCATCTGCGCAAGATTTGA
- a CDS encoding invasion associated locus B family protein has product MDRLKAPVTGRLAFSAFLLAVATALAMADAGNTPAKAQFSQSELKTTVGAWQVRCGRPPGARAEKCALVQSVKAEDRKNVSLTIIFLRSFSGDKKLLRVVAPLGVLLPTGLGLKIDGEDVGHAPFLKCGQVGCVAEVVADDKLMEKMRSGKNAIFIIFQTPEEGIGVPIDLTGFGDGLTQLN; this is encoded by the coding sequence ATGGACCGTTTGAAAGCGCCAGTGACAGGACGGCTTGCCTTTTCCGCTTTTCTTCTTGCCGTTGCGACGGCCCTCGCGATGGCCGATGCCGGGAATACGCCCGCCAAGGCGCAGTTCAGCCAGAGCGAACTCAAGACCACGGTTGGGGCCTGGCAGGTGCGCTGCGGGCGCCCGCCAGGGGCGCGCGCCGAAAAGTGCGCTCTCGTCCAGAGCGTGAAGGCTGAAGACCGCAAGAACGTCTCGCTCACGATCATCTTCTTGCGCTCGTTCAGCGGGGACAAGAAGCTGTTGCGGGTTGTCGCACCCCTTGGCGTTCTGCTGCCCACAGGGCTTGGACTCAAGATCGACGGCGAGGACGTCGGCCACGCGCCTTTCCTTAAATGTGGACAAGTCGGGTGCGTCGCTGAGGTCGTGGCGGACGACAAGCTGATGGAGAAGATGCGCTCCGGCAAGAACGCCATCTTCATCATCTTTCAGACGCCGGAAGAAGGCATTGGCGTGCCCATTGACCTGACGGGTTTTGGCGACGGGCTGACGCAACTGAACTAG
- the hisH gene encoding imidazole glycerol phosphate synthase subunit HisH produces the protein MTLIIDYGSGNLHSAAKAFERAARETGLSAPVRISSDPEEVRRAERIVLPGVGAFADCRAGLERIEGMLEALEETARRRARPFLGICVGMQLMAERGLEHGDWPGLGWIAGPVQRIAPDDPSLKIPHMGWNTLETPHPHALFEGIPTGPDGWHAYFVHSYAMTPENPEVVIATTDYGGPIVAAVAQDNVAGTQFHPEKSQKLGLRLIANFLHWSP, from the coding sequence ATGACGCTTATCATCGACTACGGCTCCGGCAATCTGCACTCAGCAGCGAAGGCGTTCGAGCGCGCCGCGCGCGAGACCGGCCTGTCCGCGCCGGTGCGTATCTCCAGTGACCCGGAAGAGGTGCGCCGCGCCGAACGCATCGTGCTGCCAGGGGTAGGCGCCTTCGCCGACTGTCGCGCCGGACTGGAGCGCATCGAGGGAATGCTGGAGGCGCTGGAGGAAACCGCGCGCCGTCGCGCCCGGCCATTCCTCGGCATCTGCGTGGGCATGCAGCTCATGGCCGAGCGTGGACTGGAGCATGGCGACTGGCCGGGGCTGGGCTGGATTGCCGGACCGGTGCAACGCATCGCGCCGGACGACCCGTCGCTGAAAATCCCGCATATGGGCTGGAACACGCTGGAGACACCGCACCCGCACGCGCTGTTCGAAGGCATCCCGACCGGGCCGGACGGCTGGCACGCCTATTTCGTCCACTCTTACGCGATGACGCCCGAAAACCCGGAGGTGGTGATCGCCACGACGGATTACGGCGGGCCGATCGTCGCCGCGGTGGCGCAGGACAATGTGGCCGGCACGCAGTTCCACCCGGAGAAGAGTCAGAAACTGGGCCTCAGGCTGATTGCCAACTTCCTGCACTGGTCGCCGTGA
- a CDS encoding DUF2628 domain-containing protein — protein MAVYTVHAPDESQLQTTGDLGTYTERFVFIPERFSLLATLFALPWLLVHRLWLASLGFVALVVALNLIGAALGLNQQTLGFFSLALSVIVGFEAHNLRRLSLERSGYRLAGVVSASSRQEAERKFFSEWLRERGQALEARIQQQTGNGEAAATA, from the coding sequence GTGGCGGTCTACACGGTTCACGCACCTGACGAGAGCCAGCTCCAGACGACAGGCGATCTCGGCACCTATACCGAGCGCTTTGTGTTCATACCCGAGAGGTTCTCGCTGCTGGCAACGCTGTTCGCCCTGCCCTGGCTGCTCGTCCACCGTCTCTGGCTGGCCTCGCTGGGCTTCGTGGCGTTGGTCGTCGCACTCAACCTGATCGGCGCAGCACTCGGGCTGAACCAGCAGACGCTCGGCTTCTTCAGCCTCGCGCTTTCGGTGATCGTGGGGTTCGAGGCGCACAATCTGCGCCGGCTGTCTCTGGAGCGATCGGGCTATAGGCTGGCTGGCGTCGTGTCGGCATCGAGCCGGCAGGAGGCCGAGCGCAAGTTCTTTAGCGAATGGCTGCGCGAGCGGGGACAGGCGCTGGAAGCGCGCATCCAACAGCAAACCGGTAACGGCGAAGCCGCCGCAACGGCATGA
- the hisF gene encoding imidazole glycerol phosphate synthase subunit HisF has translation MLKVRIIPCLDVKDGRVVKGVNFVDLRDAGDPVEAATAYDAAGADELCFLDITASHEQRGTILDVVQRTAERCFMPLTVGGGVRTAEDIRKLLEAGADKVSINTAAVKNRDFVREAADKFGRQCIVVAVDAKKVSGPGEPDHWEIFTHGGRNPTGIDAVEYAREVVELGAGEILLTSMDRDGTRAGFDIALTRAISDAVEVPVIASGGVGTLDHLVEGVKEGGASAVLAASIFHFGDHTIREAKQHMADAGIAVRLDD, from the coding sequence ATGCTCAAGGTCCGCATCATCCCCTGCCTCGACGTCAAAGATGGCCGCGTCGTCAAGGGCGTGAACTTTGTGGATCTGCGCGACGCGGGCGATCCGGTGGAAGCCGCCACGGCCTATGATGCCGCCGGCGCGGACGAGCTCTGCTTCCTCGACATCACCGCCAGCCACGAACAGCGCGGCACGATCCTCGACGTCGTCCAGCGCACTGCCGAGCGCTGCTTCATGCCGCTCACCGTGGGGGGCGGCGTGCGCACCGCTGAAGATATCCGCAAGCTGCTGGAAGCCGGCGCAGACAAGGTCTCGATCAACACGGCCGCGGTGAAGAACCGCGACTTCGTGCGCGAGGCCGCCGACAAGTTCGGGCGCCAGTGCATCGTCGTTGCGGTGGACGCCAAGAAGGTTTCAGGCCCGGGTGAGCCGGACCACTGGGAAATCTTCACGCATGGCGGGCGCAATCCGACCGGCATCGACGCGGTGGAATACGCGCGCGAGGTTGTCGAACTGGGCGCGGGCGAAATCCTGCTGACCTCGATGGACCGTGACGGCACCCGCGCGGGCTTCGACATCGCTTTGACCCGCGCGATCAGCGACGCGGTGGAAGTGCCCGTGATCGCCTCTGGCGGCGTGGGCACGCTCGATCACCTTGTCGAAGGGGTGAAGGAGGGCGGCGCGAGCGCGGTGCTGGCAGCGTCCATCTTCCACTTTGGCGACCACACCATCCGCGAGGCGAAGCAGCACATGGCCGATGCCGGCATCGCCGTGCGGCTGGACGACTAA
- the glyA gene encoding serine hydroxymethyltransferase, translating into MTVSDFEPETKFATPEQQDFFTKSLAESDPEIAEAIGLELKRQREEIELIASENIVSQAVLEAVGSVLTNKYAEGYPGKRYYGGCQYVDIAENLAIERATRLFGCGYANVQPNSGSQANQAVFLALIKPGDTIMGLDLSAGGHLTHGAAPNISGKWFNAIHYGVRKEDALIDFDQVEALAKEHRPKIILAGGSAYPRQIDFARFRQIADSVGAYLMVDMAHFAGLVAAGVHPSPFPHAHVATTTTHKTLRGPRGGMILTDDADLAKKFNSAVFPGMQGGPLMHVIAGKAVAFGEALRPEFKVYSQAVIDNAKALGETLKGGGLDIVSGGTDTHVVLVDLRPKGLTGKAAETALGRAHITCNKNGVPFDPEKPTVTSGIRLGSPAGTTRGFRVPEFQAVGEMILEVLDGLARNGSDANQAVEAEVKRRAVDLCGRFPIY; encoded by the coding sequence ATGACCGTCAGCGATTTCGAGCCTGAGACGAAGTTTGCCACACCGGAACAGCAGGACTTCTTCACGAAGTCGCTGGCCGAGAGCGACCCCGAAATCGCCGAGGCGATCGGGCTTGAGTTGAAGCGCCAACGCGAGGAGATCGAGCTGATCGCCTCCGAGAACATCGTCTCGCAGGCCGTGCTCGAAGCGGTTGGCTCGGTGCTGACGAACAAGTATGCCGAAGGTTACCCGGGCAAGCGCTATTACGGCGGCTGCCAGTATGTTGATATCGCCGAGAACCTGGCAATCGAGCGGGCGACGCGCCTGTTCGGTTGCGGCTATGCCAACGTCCAGCCGAACTCCGGCAGCCAGGCGAACCAGGCGGTGTTCCTCGCGCTCATCAAGCCGGGCGACACCATCATGGGGCTCGACCTCAGCGCGGGTGGCCATCTCACGCATGGCGCAGCGCCCAACATCTCCGGTAAGTGGTTCAATGCCATCCACTACGGCGTGCGCAAGGAAGATGCGCTCATCGACTTCGACCAGGTCGAGGCGCTCGCTAAGGAACATCGCCCGAAGATTATCCTCGCGGGCGGGTCGGCCTATCCGCGCCAGATCGACTTCGCGCGCTTCCGCCAGATCGCGGACAGTGTCGGCGCCTACCTCATGGTCGACATGGCTCATTTCGCGGGACTGGTCGCAGCGGGCGTGCATCCCAGCCCGTTCCCGCACGCGCATGTCGCCACGACGACAACTCACAAGACTCTACGCGGTCCGCGCGGCGGCATGATCCTGACCGACGATGCCGACCTGGCGAAGAAGTTCAATTCGGCGGTGTTCCCCGGCATGCAGGGCGGTCCGCTGATGCACGTCATCGCCGGAAAGGCCGTGGCTTTCGGTGAGGCGCTGCGCCCGGAGTTCAAGGTCTATTCGCAGGCAGTGATCGACAACGCCAAGGCGCTCGGCGAAACGCTGAAGGGCGGCGGGCTCGATATCGTTTCGGGCGGAACGGATACCCACGTCGTGCTCGTGGACCTGCGGCCGAAGGGCCTGACGGGCAAGGCGGCGGAGACGGCGCTGGGCCGCGCACACATCACCTGCAACAAGAACGGCGTGCCGTTCGACCCGGAGAAACCCACCGTCACCTCGGGTATCCGCCTCGGCTCGCCGGCCGGCACGACCCGCGGCTTCCGTGTGCCCGAGTTCCAGGCCGTCGGCGAGATGATCCTCGAAGTGCTCGACGGGCTTGCGCGCAACGGTTCGGATGCAAATCAGGCCGTCGAGGCCGAAGTGAAGCGCCGCGCGGTGGATTTGTGCGGCCGGTTCCCGATATACTGA
- the hisA gene encoding 1-(5-phosphoribosyl)-5-[(5-phosphoribosylamino)methylideneamino]imidazole-4-carboxamide isomerase yields the protein MILFPAIDLKDGQCVRLRRGEMDQATVYGDDPAAQARAFADEGFEYLHIVDLNGAFSGTPVNATAVEGILEAVDIPVQLGGGIRDMAGIEAWLSRGIRRVILGTVAVRDPDLVKDACRQFPGRIAVGIDARDGKVAIAGWAETSELSAVDLARRFEDSGVAAIIHTDIARDGMLEGLNLAATRELAEAVDIPVIASGGLAGMEDIERLLRPENAKLAGAIAGRALYDGRLDPRAALARMTAAEQERAS from the coding sequence ATGATCCTTTTTCCCGCCATCGACCTCAAGGACGGCCAATGCGTGCGCCTGCGCCGCGGCGAGATGGATCAGGCCACGGTCTATGGCGACGACCCGGCCGCGCAGGCCCGTGCTTTCGCCGATGAGGGGTTCGAATACCTGCACATCGTCGATCTGAACGGTGCGTTTTCGGGCACGCCGGTGAACGCCACCGCGGTCGAGGGCATCCTGGAGGCCGTGGACATTCCGGTACAGCTTGGCGGCGGTATCCGCGATATGGCGGGCATCGAGGCGTGGCTGAGCCGCGGCATCCGGCGCGTGATCCTCGGCACCGTGGCGGTGCGGGATCCCGATCTGGTCAAGGACGCCTGCCGGCAGTTTCCGGGCCGCATCGCGGTGGGCATCGACGCACGCGACGGCAAGGTCGCCATCGCCGGCTGGGCCGAGACCAGCGAACTGAGCGCGGTCGATCTGGCACGGCGCTTCGAGGATAGCGGCGTTGCCGCCATCATCCACACCGACATCGCGCGCGACGGGATGCTGGAAGGGCTGAACCTGGCCGCCACCCGCGAACTGGCCGAGGCGGTGGACATCCCCGTGATCGCCTCGGGCGGGCTGGCCGGAATGGAGGACATAGAGCGGCTCCTGCGCCCGGAAAACGCGAAGCTTGCCGGTGCGATCGCAGGCCGGGCGCTTTATGACGGCCGTCTCGACCCGCGCGCCGCGCTCGCGCGCATGACCGCAGCCGAACAGGAGCGCGCCAGCTAA
- the hisE gene encoding phosphoribosyl-ATP diphosphatase translates to MADDTLSQLARIIKERREASAESSYTRTLLDAGPAYCARKMGEEAIETVIAALHDSDDALKLESADLLYHLLVLLEARDIPYEDVMAVLAQRMSAPTPAGPQE, encoded by the coding sequence ATGGCGGACGACACACTGTCGCAGTTGGCACGCATCATCAAGGAGCGGCGCGAGGCCTCCGCGGAGTCCTCGTACACGCGCACGCTGCTCGATGCCGGGCCGGCCTATTGCGCGCGCAAGATGGGCGAGGAAGCGATCGAGACGGTGATCGCCGCCTTGCACGACAGCGACGATGCGCTCAAGCTGGAATCCGCCGATCTGCTTTATCATCTGCTGGTCCTCCTCGAGGCGCGGGATATTCCGTACGAGGATGTCATGGCCGTGCTCGCCCAGCGCATGTCTGCGCCCACGCCAGCAGGCCCGCAGGAATAA
- the ribD gene encoding bifunctional diaminohydroxyphosphoribosylaminopyrimidine deaminase/5-amino-6-(5-phosphoribosylamino)uracil reductase RibD produces MSDNTSALAAFTHPIDDLAMRRRTPMRLALRFARAPLGQTWPNPAVGAVVTNEATGVILGVGGTAPGGRPHAEVMALRMAATAARGATMFVTMEPCCHYGKSPPCVEAIAAAGIKRLIYAVEDPNPLVAGKGLDALRAQGVEVRRAADTDEAHWISLGHILRMRENRPFVQLKLAVGSDGLVPRGGGKPVFVTDKIAQTRTHLMRARADAILVGNGTVKTDDPSLTCRLPGLGWRSPVRVVLARRADLSHDSKLARTAASHPVWVLHGVDAPPDNIARLRSIGVECLSCALTPDGRLAPGSILQVLSERGITRLMIEGGPAVARAFLDAGYVDEMALFRGARPAGANGLAPFPPDGLDLIPSLPQLVIHESRELGPDRLALYRNTQRMDHVHRDHH; encoded by the coding sequence ATGAGCGATAACACAAGCGCCCTTGCGGCGTTCACCCACCCGATCGACGACCTTGCCATGCGCCGGCGCACGCCGATGCGTCTGGCACTGCGTTTTGCGCGCGCGCCGTTGGGACAGACCTGGCCGAACCCGGCCGTGGGCGCGGTCGTGACCAATGAGGCGACCGGCGTGATCCTAGGCGTCGGCGGGACGGCGCCTGGCGGGCGCCCCCATGCCGAGGTCATGGCGCTGCGCATGGCCGCGACGGCGGCTCGGGGCGCGACGATGTTCGTGACGATGGAACCGTGCTGTCACTACGGCAAAAGCCCGCCCTGCGTCGAGGCCATCGCGGCGGCGGGCATCAAGCGGCTGATTTACGCCGTGGAGGACCCCAATCCGCTGGTCGCCGGGAAGGGCCTGGACGCCCTGCGCGCGCAAGGCGTGGAGGTGCGCCGCGCAGCAGACACCGACGAAGCGCACTGGATCTCGCTCGGCCATATCCTGCGGATGCGCGAGAACCGGCCCTTCGTTCAGCTCAAGCTGGCGGTCGGATCGGATGGACTGGTGCCACGCGGCGGCGGCAAGCCGGTGTTCGTCACCGACAAGATTGCGCAAACCCGCACCCATCTGATGCGCGCGCGCGCCGACGCGATCCTCGTGGGCAATGGCACGGTAAAGACCGACGACCCGTCGCTGACCTGTCGCCTGCCAGGCCTCGGCTGGCGGTCGCCGGTGCGCGTGGTGCTCGCGCGGCGGGCCGATCTGTCACATGATAGCAAGCTGGCGCGCACGGCAGCGAGCCATCCCGTCTGGGTGCTGCATGGCGTGGACGCGCCGCCGGACAACATCGCGCGACTGCGTTCGATCGGGGTCGAATGCCTGTCCTGCGCGCTGACGCCCGATGGCCGGCTCGCCCCGGGCAGCATCCTCCAGGTGCTGAGCGAGCGCGGCATCACCCGCCTGATGATCGAGGGCGGGCCGGCCGTGGCGCGCGCCTTCCTGGATGCGGGCTATGTCGACGAGATGGCGCTGTTCCGTGGTGCGCGGCCGGCGGGCGCGAACGGCCTTGCGCCATTCCCGCCGGACGGGCTCGACCTGATCCCTTCGCTTCCCCAACTCGTTATCCACGAATCGCGCGAACTCGGGCCGGACCGGCTCGCCCTTTATCGCAACACGCAGCGTATGGACCATGTTCACCGGGATCATCACTGA
- the nrdR gene encoding transcriptional regulator NrdR has translation MRCPFCGALNTQVKDSRPAEDNGAIRRRRFCGECGGRFTTFERIQLRELTIIKRNGRRVPFDRDKLARSIQIAARKRAVEPERIDQLVSGIVRRMESSGEPEISSQRIGELVMEGLKTLDDVAYVRYASVYKNFREASDFAELLSELSEKQLASVDDHTDER, from the coding sequence ATGAGATGTCCGTTCTGCGGAGCGCTTAACACGCAGGTTAAAGATTCGCGTCCTGCCGAAGACAACGGCGCCATCCGGCGACGCCGGTTCTGCGGCGAGTGCGGGGGGCGCTTCACCACGTTCGAGCGCATCCAGCTTCGCGAACTGACCATCATAAAGCGCAACGGCCGCCGGGTTCCCTTCGACCGTGACAAACTGGCGCGCTCCATCCAGATCGCCGCGCGGAAACGGGCGGTCGAACCTGAACGTATCGACCAGCTCGTAAGCGGCATCGTCCGGCGCATGGAAAGCTCGGGCGAGCCGGAGATCAGCAGTCAGCGGATTGGCGAACTGGTTATGGAAGGCTTGAAGACGCTGGATGATGTCGCTTACGTCCGCTATGCCTCGGTCTACAAGAATTTCCGCGAGGCCAGCGACTTCGCAGAGCTGCTAAGCGAGCTCTCGGAGAAGCAGCTCGCGTCGGTGGACGACCACACGGATGAGCGATAA
- a CDS encoding riboflavin synthase — protein sequence MFTGIITDVGTVEAHEDGRFRIACAYPADDIAIGASIACDGCCLTVTEVAQRDGGAVFAVDVSAETLSRTTLGDWVPGRRVNLERSLRLSDELGGHLVTGHVDAVAEIVCATRDGESTRFEIEVPREVAPFIAPKGSVALDGTSLTVNEVSGTRFGVNLIPHSLSITTWGEKRAGDRLNLEIDLLARYVARLLEAQKQGLTGASA from the coding sequence ATGTTCACCGGGATCATCACTGACGTCGGCACGGTCGAGGCGCACGAGGATGGCCGCTTCCGCATCGCCTGCGCCTATCCGGCTGACGACATCGCCATTGGCGCGTCGATCGCCTGCGACGGCTGCTGCCTGACCGTGACGGAGGTCGCCCAGCGCGATGGCGGCGCAGTGTTCGCCGTGGATGTCTCGGCGGAAACGCTCTCGCGCACCACGCTGGGCGACTGGGTGCCGGGGCGGCGGGTCAACCTGGAGCGGTCGCTGCGCCTGAGCGACGAGCTGGGCGGGCACCTTGTCACGGGGCATGTCGACGCTGTCGCCGAGATCGTCTGCGCAACGCGGGACGGTGAGTCGACGCGCTTCGAGATCGAGGTGCCGCGCGAGGTGGCGCCGTTTATCGCGCCGAAAGGTTCGGTCGCGCTCGACGGCACGTCGCTGACAGTTAACGAAGTCAGCGGCACCCGCTTCGGCGTGAACCTGATCCCGCACAGCCTTTCTATCACCACCTGGGGCGAAAAACGTGCGGGGGACCGCTTAAATCTGGAAATCGACCTGCTGGCGCGTTATGTAGCGCGTCTGTTGGAGGCGCAGAAACAGGGCCTGACAGGGGCGAGCGCCTGA
- the ribH gene encoding 6,7-dimethyl-8-ribityllumazine synthase gives MSAQSPGNGQQAPAILIVEARFYEDIAEELYNGAAREIASRGGTCERISVPGVLEVPQAVSVVHRAGLLPMRTHAGGYDGCIALGCVIRGETSHYDIVAGESARALMDLAVQHAIPIGNGILTVENHAQAMERAKVDRRNKGADAAAACMDLIALSRRLHVTQ, from the coding sequence ATGAGCGCACAATCGCCCGGCAACGGGCAGCAAGCGCCCGCGATCCTGATCGTGGAAGCGCGGTTCTACGAGGACATCGCCGAGGAGCTATACAATGGCGCGGCTAGGGAGATCGCAAGCCGGGGCGGCACCTGCGAGCGCATTTCCGTTCCCGGCGTGCTGGAAGTGCCGCAAGCCGTTTCGGTTGTTCATCGCGCCGGCCTGCTGCCGATGCGCACGCATGCCGGCGGCTATGACGGCTGTATTGCGCTTGGCTGCGTCATCCGGGGCGAGACATCTCACTATGATATCGTGGCCGGCGAGAGCGCCCGCGCGCTCATGGATCTGGCCGTGCAGCACGCCATCCCGATCGGCAACGGCATCCTGACCGTGGAAAATCATGCGCAGGCAATGGAGCGGGCGAAGGTAGACCGGCGCAACAAAGGCGCAGACGCAGCGGCGGCGTGCATGGACCTGATTGCCCTGTCCAGGCGTTTGCATGTGACCCAGTAA